The genomic stretch AAGATGAATAATTAATCATTTTTAATACATTATACTTGAGCAAAGGAAAAATTACAATAACAAAAAAGGACCTTGTAAAAAGGTCCTTGTGAAAAGCTGTTTGCAGGTTTTTCCTTTCATTGCACACACTCTAAGATTTTGCACATCCATTCATATGTCTTAACAATCTCACCCAAAACAGCATACTCAGATGTTGTGTGAGGATTATAATATCCCACAGAAAGACAAAAACTGCTAATTCCAAACTTGTCTGCAATAAATCTTATATCAGCAACATGAGGGCTTTTTTCTTTCTTAGCAGGTATTCCCAATGATTTACCAATATCTATCACCTTGTCGATACATTCATTTTTGAAACATACGTCTTTCCCACCATAGCTGCATACAACATCCCCAAACCCTTTTCTGTCAAGACCAATTACAAGGTTTACACCTTTGAAAAATTCTGGATGATTCTCAATAAAGAATTTCACACCTTGATGTTCATCTTCGCATGATGTAGTGAAAAGAAACTTGAACTGATAGTCAGTAAATCTCAAAAGAGCTAAGATTATAGCAATACCACATCTGTCATCAGCACCTATAGGCCTTACACCATTTCCTTTTATTTTACCTGTTTTCTCATCGTAAATTACTTCAAACATCCAGTTTTTCCCTACATGTTCTGAACCATATGAGTCAAGATGAGCATTCAAAAGCACCTTTGGATTTTTTCCTCTCTCGCCAAAGAGATTGTTTTGCATATCGTCATCATAAAAGATGAGCATCTCAGAAAGTTCATTTTCAACAAACTCTTTTAGCTCCTCTTCTTTGCCCGGATACGACTCTAAAGCACACATCTTCAAAAGAATTGACCTTATATAATCATTTACCCCTCTGACATGATTAAAACCTTCTTCAGAAAGTATTATCTTCTATTTTTATTATATCACTTTTTAAATAAAAAAATAATAAACTTACCAATAAAAAATTAAAAGCCATGGAACATATCTTCCATGGCTTTGCTGCTGAAGAACTTACAACGAATTTGTCCACTTACCGCACCTGTCACCCCACATTGCAATGACCTTGCCTTCCATTGAGACTTTTACAACCTCGCACCTGTTAGAACAACCCTTACACTCAAAAGATGAGGTTGAAAAATCAATGTCAGTAGCGTCAAACCCCCTGAAATTTGTTCTTGTCTTTGTCTTCTCAATGTAATCTTTTGCCAAAATGGCACTGCCTATCGCACCCATTACATTGAAATGTTCAGGTACAATAATCTTGCTTTGAAGCTCTCTTTCAAAAGCTGCTCTGATACCCTTGTTTGCTGCAACACCACCCTGAAAAACAAATGGCGGTTCTAAGTTTTTTCCCCTTCCAACATTGTTCAAATAATTTCTAACAAGAGCATCGCAAAGCCCTCTTATTATCTCAGCTTTTGAAAATCCAAACTGCTGCTTTGCAATCATGTCAGACTCTGCAAACACCGTACATCTTCCTGCAATTCGAACTGGCCTTGTAGCAGACAGCGCCAAATCGCCAAATTGTTCAATAGGAATTTTGAGCCGTTCCGCCTGATGGTCTAAAAAAGAACCAGTTCCTGCAGCACATACAGTGTTCATTGCAAAATCTACAACCATCTGGTCTTTTATGATTATTATCTTTGAGTCTTGCCCTCCTATTTCAAAAATAGTTCTCACATCAGGCACAAAATGAATTGTAGCTGTCGCATGAGCTGTAATTTCGTTCTTCACAACATCAGCACCCAAAATAGCACCTGCAAGCTGTCTTCCAGAACCAGTTGCCCCTACTCCTAAAACTTCTACATCACCTAAAGCTTCTTTTAACTGTTTAACACCTTCCTTGACAGAATCTATAGGCTGTCCGTTTGTCCTTATATACGTCTTAAAAAGTACGTTTACATTTCTATCAATGGCAACAACGTTAGTTGAAACAGAACCCACGTCAACTCCTATGTAGATTTCCTTCATACCATTACAACCCTTTCTTCCTGAACATCTTCTTGTATGTTATCAATAAAGATTTCTCTTGTTTTTCCTCTTTTCCTATTTTTCAAAAGGTCAATGAAAGCTTCTATCCTGGTGAGCATATTTGCCTTTCCTGTCTGCTCATCTATTGGAAGCGACAGAATTGGAATATCAATCTCTTTTGATATCTTTGGAATCAAACTCTGAGTCACAAGTTCTGGCAAACATGCAAAGGGCATAAGATGAACAATTCCGTCAAACCCTCTCTCTTTAAAGTCAATAATATGTCCCACAGTCTCGACCGCATGACCACCAATTAAAATCTTAATATATCTTTGACCCTTTTTTATAATCTCTTTAAACCTCTTTGGTCTCAAAATCCATGGAACAAGATTATCGTTTATCCATTCAAAAAGATATAAGCTTCTTTCTACCTCAACCCCAAGATTGCCCAAAATCTCTTCTATCCCAAAGTTAATAGAGCTCTCCATCACAACATAAATCTCGCCTACAATCCCAACTCTTATTCTGTCTTTTTCATCAACCTTTCTTGTCGGGATACTAAGAAGCATCTGCTTGCATTCCTCATAAACTTCATACAGCTGCTTCCTTGTCTTTACTTTGTCAAACTTTTCGTGGATTTGATTCCAAACCTGAGTTGTCTGACCCTTATTGACCTCATATGGCCTTATCTTTTGAACCATCTTCTCAAGCTCATCAAGCTTCTGGACAAATCTGTATAAGGTGTACATCCTGTTTATAACCTTGTGCCATGGAACTCCATTTCTGATTTTTTGAACGTTCCTGAAAAATGCCCTCCAATTGTCCTGTGGAGCATCAAAGATTATAAGTTCGACATCGTCATAACCAAGAGATTTTAATATGTTCCTGTGAGTGTCACCATAAAAACCTGCTCTGCACGGACCATGTCCACCAGATGTTACAAGCACTTTTGCACCTTTTTCAATGGCCTCTAAATATGTTCCCATGACCATTTTAAGAGGAATGCAAGCAAACTCTGGTGAGTATTTGACACCAAGGTCCATGGTCCTCTGTGTTGGTTTTGGCGGCATTACCACTTCATGTTCCAAAAACTCAAAAAGTTTTTTATACACTATGGCAGAGCCCATGTAAGGAAATGATACTTTCATTTTTATAATACCTCCGACAATTTTGCCCACTTTTTTCGCTTGAGCATGTCAACAAAGGCTTCTATCCTTGTTATCATGTGCCCCTCGCCTGTATGTTCATCTACTCTCAAAGTGGTAAATGGCTTTCCTGCAACATCACTCTCATATTGCAAAAACCTTCCGACAATTGCATCAGGTCCACACCCAAAAGCTGTCACATGGATTACACCATCTACCTCTGGGTCTTTAAGATAATGAAGACCTGCGCCAAGTACCCTGTTTGAAAAAGTCCAAAAAAGTCTTTTCCTGTAATGTTTTAAATTGTCATATGCAACCTCTTGGGGTACCATCTCAAATGTTTTTATATTTACACCCAAATTTTCAAGCTTTTTTATAACATCCATGCTTATAAAAGAATCATATACATCATACACATATCCTAAAACAGCAATTGTCACATCGCCATCTTTTTTTACTCTTCTCAAGTCCTCTTCCCATCTACCCGTTCTGTAGCTATCAAGTGCTTTGTCGCAAGAAAGCCCACTGTGCATTAGTTTTTTAAACCTTTCAAAAACCTCTTCTGCTCTTTTTATCGCAAGTCGTATCTCCCTGTAAGAAAATCCAAACATCTCTGTCAACATTTCATAAATCTTTGGTGAGCTTATATTCTCGTTGTTTTTTTCATTTATTATGGGTGAGATAACTCTTCCTTTACTTTCTTCTACCGTTCCTTCAATTATGTCTGGAAGCCCCATAAACTTTGGACAAAAATATTCTGGTTTTTTTATCCTCGCAAATCTTGGAACAAATACATAATCAGCTAC from Caldicellulosiruptor kronotskyensis 2002 encodes the following:
- a CDS encoding 2-hydroxyacyl-CoA dehydratase, coding for MKVSFPYMGSAIVYKKLFEFLEHEVVMPPKPTQRTMDLGVKYSPEFACIPLKMVMGTYLEAIEKGAKVLVTSGGHGPCRAGFYGDTHRNILKSLGYDDVELIIFDAPQDNWRAFFRNVQKIRNGVPWHKVINRMYTLYRFVQKLDELEKMVQKIRPYEVNKGQTTQVWNQIHEKFDKVKTRKQLYEVYEECKQMLLSIPTRKVDEKDRIRVGIVGEIYVVMESSINFGIEEILGNLGVEVERSLYLFEWINDNLVPWILRPKRFKEIIKKGQRYIKILIGGHAVETVGHIIDFKERGFDGIVHLMPFACLPELVTQSLIPKISKEIDIPILSLPIDEQTGKANMLTRIEAFIDLLKNRKRGKTREIFIDNIQEDVQEERVVMV
- a CDS encoding M28 family peptidase, which gives rise to MCALESYPGKEEELKEFVENELSEMLIFYDDDMQNNLFGERGKNPKVLLNAHLDSYGSEHVGKNWMFEVIYDEKTGKIKGNGVRPIGADDRCGIAIILALLRFTDYQFKFLFTTSCEDEHQGVKFFIENHPEFFKGVNLVIGLDRKGFGDVVCSYGGKDVCFKNECIDKVIDIGKSLGIPAKKEKSPHVADIRFIADKFGISSFCLSVGYYNPHTTSEYAVLGEIVKTYEWMCKILECVQ
- a CDS encoding acyl-CoA dehydratase activase yields the protein MKEIYIGVDVGSVSTNVVAIDRNVNVLFKTYIRTNGQPIDSVKEGVKQLKEALGDVEVLGVGATGSGRQLAGAILGADVVKNEITAHATATIHFVPDVRTIFEIGGQDSKIIIIKDQMVVDFAMNTVCAAGTGSFLDHQAERLKIPIEQFGDLALSATRPVRIAGRCTVFAESDMIAKQQFGFSKAEIIRGLCDALVRNYLNNVGRGKNLEPPFVFQGGVAANKGIRAAFERELQSKIIVPEHFNVMGAIGSAILAKDYIEKTKTRTNFRGFDATDIDFSTSSFECKGCSNRCEVVKVSMEGKVIAMWGDRCGKWTNSL
- a CDS encoding acyl-CoA dehydratase activase-related protein; this encodes MKIAIPHSLLYYYYFPLWDTFFKELGFEVVDTGPTTKDILDKGSKAAVSDICAPIKIFTGHVIEGLKVADYVFVPRFARIKKPEYFCPKFMGLPDIIEGTVEESKGRVISPIINEKNNENISSPKIYEMLTEMFGFSYREIRLAIKRAEEVFERFKKLMHSGLSCDKALDSYRTGRWEEDLRRVKKDGDVTIAVLGYVYDVYDSFISMDVIKKLENLGVNIKTFEMVPQEVAYDNLKHYRKRLFWTFSNRVLGAGLHYLKDPEVDGVIHVTAFGCGPDAIVGRFLQYESDVAGKPFTTLRVDEHTGEGHMITRIEAFVDMLKRKKWAKLSEVL